From Sulfuracidifex tepidarius, one genomic window encodes:
- a CDS encoding DUF1286 domain-containing protein produces MRLATHYVFTTGVLALFFSYFTSYYLVLAGVLAVAGNLIIDGLGHKEIHTRRGTIPTRTPLTHTVPRSVVWGMLPSIPFFALGLLVGDFPWFLLLSMAIGPSHMLLDVFTEAGIYVKRDGKWRRYALAHFRYNNPLANGVAILLGFLMLVLSLHGSYHYYSVYKYFL; encoded by the coding sequence ATGAGGTTGGCTACCCATTACGTCTTCACTACAGGAGTGCTTGCCTTGTTCTTCAGCTATTTCACCTCTTACTACCTGGTCCTTGCAGGGGTCTTGGCTGTCGCGGGGAACCTCATCATAGACGGACTTGGCCATAAGGAAATACACACCAGACGGGGGACGATACCTACCAGGACTCCGTTGACCCACACTGTCCCTAGGTCTGTGGTCTGGGGCATGTTACCGTCTATACCTTTCTTCGCTCTCGGTCTCCTCGTCGGTGACTTCCCGTGGTTCCTCCTCCTGTCTATGGCGATAGGTCCTTCACATATGCTCCTGGACGTCTTCACTGAGGCGGGGATATATGTGAAGAGGGACGGGAAATGGAGGAGGTATGCTTTAGCTCACTTCAGGTACAACAACCCTCTAGCTAACGGGGTGGCTATCCTCCTGGGGTTCCTCATGTTGGTCCTTTCCCTGCATGGAAGCTATCATTATTATAGTGTATATAAATATTTTTTATAA
- a CDS encoding XdhC family protein has product MSSCEIYPIVDELSSKGKSFCIVTEVFPDGKVKRGVISEGKVVVGNLDELAFSEKEEIDTPNGKVKVMMDCVQGNPNVIVIGNGKVARHLVELMKFLNYPVTVVGDHDIQDIDANVVNDISLLSSLIDGNTFVVVANEGGKHYDITGVETAIRSGARYVSLMASRNRAAASIQRMINDGLSEEEIKKRLYSPAGLDLGSKTPQEIALSIASQIVAVSRGGEGVHYMLKKNPYDLLGKVKDESCSWSGEEAHQSC; this is encoded by the coding sequence ATGAGCAGTTGCGAGATCTATCCAATTGTAGACGAGCTCTCATCTAAGGGGAAGAGCTTCTGCATAGTAACTGAGGTTTTCCCCGACGGAAAGGTAAAGAGGGGAGTGATCTCGGAAGGTAAGGTGGTAGTAGGGAACCTTGACGAGCTTGCCTTCTCAGAAAAGGAAGAAATAGACACCCCCAATGGAAAGGTCAAGGTAATGATGGACTGTGTACAAGGCAACCCTAACGTCATAGTAATAGGCAACGGTAAGGTCGCTAGGCACCTAGTTGAGTTGATGAAGTTCCTCAACTATCCAGTAACGGTAGTTGGCGACCATGACATTCAGGACATAGATGCTAACGTTGTTAACGATATATCTTTACTCTCTTCGTTAATAGATGGAAACACGTTTGTAGTAGTTGCAAACGAAGGAGGGAAACATTATGATATAACGGGAGTGGAGACCGCTATTAGATCAGGAGCTAGGTACGTCTCTCTAATGGCAAGCAGAAACAGAGCTGCTGCGTCGATACAGAGAATGATAAACGACGGTCTGAGTGAGGAGGAAATAAAGAAAAGGCTTTACTCTCCTGCAGGTCTAGATCTAGGTTCTAAAACTCCGCAAGAGATAGCCCTGAGCATAGCATCGCAGATTGTTGCCGTATCTAGAGGGGGAGAAGGGGTTCACTACATGTTGAAGAAGAACCCATATGACCTGCTGGGTAAAGTTAAGGACGAGTCTTGTTCGTGGTCGGGGGAGGAAGCTCACCAAAGTTGCTAG
- a CDS encoding MFS transporter has translation MEKYIYATLASFSSWAGNIYDLLIVTYVYAYLSKYLGMDTVEGTLLFALGLIFRVIGGYVFGKYADSHGRKAVLALGTAGYSITQAVIAFSPSIALVLLFRSIQGLMMGAQWTAGTVIAYENAPLKLRGLINGIVQAGYGVGYAMTGAAYLLFSPHMGGMGWRFFLLTGSVPLVIIPLILAKVSDVKTFKNEKRPAINMKEYLGVLVRASLVISGMFFSYYSIFAIYPDFIENLGTPSSLVGEIMFVSNIALAISFVVFGRLADRIGKRKLIIGGVIGEMIGVPLMLPLLHVFQNYPSMVAGLIVYTVSTGFWPIAPLLVIESVPIEVRSALTGLSYNLGSVMGGVGSITMGTLVTIFGLNSASFWGNVLCYSALTVVLATLITWNRGANKVEVR, from the coding sequence GTGGAGAAATACATTTACGCTACACTGGCATCTTTCTCATCTTGGGCTGGAAACATATACGACCTTCTCATCGTTACATATGTCTATGCGTACCTCTCGAAGTATCTGGGAATGGACACGGTGGAGGGGACGTTGCTCTTTGCGTTAGGCCTGATCTTCAGAGTTATAGGTGGATACGTATTTGGTAAGTACGCTGATTCTCACGGGAGAAAAGCAGTCTTAGCCCTAGGCACTGCAGGTTATTCTATAACCCAAGCTGTAATAGCTTTCTCTCCGTCTATTGCCCTCGTCCTTTTATTCCGTTCTATTCAAGGGCTAATGATGGGAGCACAATGGACTGCTGGTACGGTGATAGCTTACGAAAATGCTCCCTTGAAATTGAGAGGGCTGATTAACGGGATAGTACAAGCTGGTTACGGAGTGGGCTACGCAATGACGGGAGCAGCCTACTTGTTGTTCTCACCTCACATGGGCGGAATGGGCTGGAGGTTCTTCCTTTTGACAGGGAGCGTTCCTCTGGTCATAATCCCCCTGATATTAGCTAAGGTTTCGGATGTAAAGACCTTCAAAAATGAGAAGAGACCTGCGATCAATATGAAGGAATATCTAGGAGTCTTGGTTAGAGCCTCGCTGGTTATTTCAGGAATGTTCTTTTCATATTATTCAATCTTCGCAATATATCCAGATTTCATAGAGAACTTGGGAACGCCAAGTTCCTTGGTGGGAGAGATAATGTTTGTGTCGAACATAGCCCTTGCAATCTCATTTGTAGTTTTCGGAAGGCTCGCAGACAGGATAGGCAAGAGGAAATTAATCATAGGAGGAGTGATCGGAGAGATGATCGGAGTACCCCTAATGTTACCCTTACTTCACGTGTTCCAGAACTACCCTTCAATGGTAGCCGGGCTGATCGTGTACACGGTTTCCACCGGATTCTGGCCTATAGCTCCTCTCCTAGTGATAGAGTCCGTTCCCATTGAGGTCAGGTCTGCTCTGACGGGTTTGTCATATAATTTGGGATCCGTTATGGGAGGGGTCGGTTCAATCACAATGGGTACCTTAGTTACAATTTTTGGACTGAACAGCGCTTCCTTTTGGGGAAACGTCTTGTGTTACTCAGCTCTCACAGTTGTGTTGGCAACCCTAATTACTTGGAACAGAGGAGCTAACAAGGTTGAAGTGAGATAG
- a CDS encoding APC family permease, whose amino-acid sequence MQFVRNSSGLVKRVSLLDAVMLNVANMGAGLAVFTGISPYVEPGSLLWLSSIITFLVTLPLVILYTFLLIMTHRTGGDYVWLSRYLNGKIGSIMGIAIAFNMPPYFALSAFFSVAAINSVLTVMGITDHSGTLLYLANHVFVNPYNSLTLSQELFIYVLSGLIFSAIVMVNVVKPKWGFKIVSVFGLISLLGLLVGILAIATATHFHADVLSFLEKDGVTPTPYTGPSFSLASTLFMIPYFASFAYIWLYAGPAVSGEISSSRGIKYNIIIGSLLTLAMITLPFYVMDLKGGYSFDMSLYPSGTYNFWSASMAVSSPLVQTVIGIGLISWEFFVMSFGIVVFARYVFAFSFDRLFPEVFSRLNKEGSPVYAHFLDLLVTLIFLSFPIISPEGVQALYSYTPLAIAYLFLIGLVGVKLGVKIHNKLISVLGVLSSALMVFMGYEAFTNPYFGVIDDGKPFIPGIIYIVSLIGTGALIYSLSRVIHERKGINIDLSFKEIPPE is encoded by the coding sequence ATGCAGTTCGTTAGAAACAGCTCTGGACTTGTGAAGAGGGTTTCGCTCCTCGACGCTGTAATGCTGAACGTTGCTAACATGGGAGCCGGGCTGGCAGTGTTCACTGGGATCTCTCCTTATGTAGAGCCGGGCTCGCTTCTTTGGCTTTCGTCTATCATCACTTTCCTCGTTACTTTACCACTGGTCATTCTCTATACGTTTCTCCTCATCATGACCCACAGGACAGGTGGCGATTACGTTTGGCTGTCCCGTTACCTGAACGGTAAAATAGGCTCAATCATGGGAATTGCGATAGCCTTTAACATGCCTCCTTACTTCGCTCTCTCAGCTTTCTTCTCAGTAGCTGCAATAAATTCAGTTCTCACCGTAATGGGGATCACAGACCATTCTGGAACGCTCCTTTACTTGGCAAACCATGTTTTCGTGAACCCTTACAACTCCCTCACTCTTAGTCAAGAGCTCTTCATATATGTTCTGTCAGGTTTGATTTTCTCAGCAATAGTTATGGTGAACGTAGTGAAGCCTAAGTGGGGTTTCAAGATAGTCTCTGTCTTCGGATTGATTTCGTTGCTTGGCCTTCTCGTAGGCATTTTAGCAATCGCTACTGCGACACACTTTCATGCTGATGTCTTGAGCTTCCTAGAAAAGGACGGAGTTACTCCCACTCCTTATACTGGGCCATCATTCAGCCTGGCGTCTACATTGTTCATGATACCCTACTTCGCTTCCTTCGCTTACATATGGCTCTACGCCGGTCCTGCAGTGTCAGGAGAGATTTCGAGTTCACGCGGAATAAAGTATAACATAATCATAGGTAGCTTATTGACTTTGGCGATGATCACACTGCCGTTTTACGTCATGGACCTTAAGGGAGGATACTCCTTCGACATGTCCCTTTACCCTTCAGGGACCTACAACTTCTGGAGCGCATCGATGGCCGTGAGTAGTCCCCTGGTTCAAACCGTGATAGGGATTGGACTAATATCGTGGGAGTTCTTCGTCATGTCCTTCGGGATTGTCGTGTTCGCTAGGTACGTTTTCGCGTTCTCTTTTGACAGACTCTTCCCGGAGGTCTTTTCAAGGCTGAATAAAGAAGGTTCCCCGGTGTACGCTCATTTCCTGGACTTGTTAGTGACCTTGATATTCCTTTCCTTCCCTATCATAAGTCCGGAGGGAGTTCAGGCACTTTATAGCTACACTCCCCTCGCAATAGCTTATCTGTTCTTGATAGGGTTAGTGGGTGTGAAGTTAGGAGTGAAAATCCACAATAAACTAATCAGCGTTCTGGGTGTTCTGTCATCTGCTCTAATGGTCTTCATGGGATACGAGGCTTTCACCAATCCCTACTTCGGTGTAATAGATGACGGTAAGCCTTTCATACCTGGGATAATCTACATTGTGTCGTTAATAGGTACTGGAGCTCTGATCTACTCTTTGTCTAGAGTGATTCACGAGAGGAAGGGAATTAATATAGACCTCTCTTTCAAGGAGATACCTCCTGAATGA
- a CDS encoding zinc ribbon domain-containing protein — protein MKCPRCGYENPPNAQLCEKCRYPLFAEPISQSSRCPRCGYENPPNAQLCEKCRYPLFVPVVKVEERKEQVPPEVLQGMTSLRLFSSYYVLAFLIFQASISILDISRPIAEGVAVASEALMISSMMNLYRAINFLIRRDKGVLNRAGVIISVFSTFLVGAGGYFILPYVKSNETVNLITDKEVIVGSILFISGIAGFLVGNIISVVSTQFKLSREFGPQFKRAGEFFLISFVLGALTFVIPFMELVSFLVLLYASYTLTDASVKASNKR, from the coding sequence ATGAAGTGTCCTAGATGCGGATACGAGAATCCGCCTAATGCGCAACTGTGCGAGAAATGCAGGTATCCTCTCTTCGCCGAGCCTATTTCACAGTCCTCGAGGTGTCCTAGATGCGGATACGAGAATCCGCCTAACGCGCAACTGTGCGAGAAATGCAGGTATCCTCTCTTCGTCCCCGTAGTGAAAGTGGAAGAGAGGAAGGAACAAGTACCGCCTGAGGTACTCCAAGGAATGACGAGCCTCAGGCTTTTCTCCTCATATTATGTCCTGGCTTTCCTGATATTTCAGGCATCCATTTCCATCCTCGACATAAGCAGACCTATAGCTGAAGGAGTAGCTGTTGCAAGCGAAGCTTTGATGATCTCCTCCATGATGAACTTGTATAGGGCTATAAACTTCCTCATAAGAAGAGACAAGGGCGTCTTGAACAGGGCAGGAGTAATAATCTCAGTGTTCTCAACTTTCCTGGTCGGAGCTGGAGGATATTTCATTCTACCTTACGTGAAGAGTAACGAAACAGTGAACTTGATAACGGACAAGGAAGTGATAGTAGGATCTATCCTTTTCATTTCAGGAATAGCCGGATTTCTAGTAGGAAATATAATTTCGGTGGTTTCAACTCAGTTTAAGTTAAGCAGGGAGTTCGGTCCCCAATTCAAAAGAGCTGGAGAGTTCTTTTTAATCTCATTTGTACTTGGAGCGTTGACTTTCGTAATACCTTTCATGGAGCTGGTCTCTTTTTTAGTGTTACTTTACGCTTCCTACACCTTAACGGATGCCTCAGTAAAAGCATCAAATAAGAGATGA
- a CDS encoding 4Fe-4S binding protein produces the protein MDKRVTRTLVSLSIITGMLAFTRFLWVYDIFASIVVGLVLDSAYRNRNKDSGEEVKYLLVLTTSSILTLFSYVTPFISLVNIPLATIPFLINMRAPSYVRSPKLATGMMLSSFVSFLALSWSFGYSLGSPPSPAFGIYPIYLFPLDIVSVVAGITGSSSFSVVFGAGLVSLVLLKMRETKKLGNRVRMGLMLLAYFVYSTYIPNYSPIASQVQYIPYMWFNGLGTYAGVETPLLIGILGTFVVTAVISYMFGSRQICSVTCTAPYMLQGNFMDSMKGFNRTSKLGRKTLTSKLSSWYKVAMWATWGSLLVAAVISYLNYLGITNFTILGSDPTMFYAAIYFNFLWYLQFIFMPYLGNYACVNHGICTWGSFNQLFGYLGPFKLKVKDPTTCLTCKTVDCAKACPVGLTDMRSSFIKKGEFKSFKCIGVGECIDECPHDNIFIYDIRKVIREKIVKEARTRE, from the coding sequence ATGGACAAAAGAGTAACGAGAACTCTAGTTTCCCTTTCAATAATCACAGGAATGCTGGCTTTCACTCGTTTTCTTTGGGTTTATGACATCTTCGCATCTATAGTTGTGGGATTAGTTCTTGACTCAGCCTATAGAAATAGGAATAAGGACTCAGGAGAGGAGGTAAAGTATCTTCTGGTTCTAACCACGTCCTCCATCTTGACGTTATTCTCTTACGTAACTCCCTTTATATCGCTAGTTAACATTCCTCTTGCAACAATACCTTTCTTGATCAACATGAGGGCACCGAGTTATGTGAGAAGCCCGAAGCTGGCTACAGGAATGATGCTCTCATCCTTTGTGTCTTTCCTAGCTCTATCCTGGTCTTTCGGATATTCCCTGGGCAGTCCTCCTTCACCTGCTTTCGGTATTTATCCTATATATCTGTTTCCTTTGGACATAGTATCTGTAGTAGCGGGTATAACTGGAAGCTCCTCTTTCTCTGTAGTATTTGGGGCCGGACTGGTATCCTTAGTGTTGCTTAAGATGAGAGAGACAAAGAAGTTAGGAAACAGAGTAAGGATGGGGTTAATGCTTTTGGCTTATTTCGTCTACTCTACTTATATTCCCAACTACTCTCCAATAGCATCTCAGGTACAGTATATTCCTTACATGTGGTTTAACGGTCTCGGGACATACGCCGGAGTAGAGACCCCACTCTTGATAGGTATACTGGGAACTTTCGTCGTGACGGCCGTGATCTCCTACATGTTCGGATCCAGACAGATATGTTCCGTGACTTGCACCGCACCTTACATGCTTCAGGGGAACTTCATGGACAGCATGAAAGGGTTCAACAGGACATCTAAGCTAGGCAGGAAGACGCTTACGTCTAAGCTTTCATCTTGGTATAAAGTGGCCATGTGGGCAACTTGGGGATCCCTCCTTGTAGCTGCTGTAATATCTTATCTTAACTACTTAGGGATAACTAACTTCACCATACTAGGAAGTGATCCCACAATGTTCTACGCTGCGATCTACTTCAACTTCCTTTGGTACCTCCAATTCATCTTCATGCCTTATCTCGGTAACTACGCATGTGTTAATCACGGCATCTGTACTTGGGGGTCTTTCAATCAATTGTTTGGTTATCTAGGCCCGTTCAAGCTAAAGGTGAAGGACCCCACAACTTGTTTGACGTGCAAGACTGTGGATTGTGCAAAGGCTTGCCCCGTAGGTCTAACTGACATGAGGTCATCATTCATTAAGAAAGGAGAGTTCAAGTCGTTCAAGTGCATAGGAGTAGGAGAGTGCATTGACGAATGTCCTCATGATAACATCTTTATTTACGACATTAGAAAGGTGATAAGAGAGAAGATTGTTAAGGAGGCCAGAACAAGGGAATAA